GGAAGGAGGGAATGCAGTGCCAACGATCAACCAGCTCGTTCGGAAGGGGCGGACTGAAAAAGCCAAGAAATCCGACTCTCCCGCGTTGCAGAACTGTCCGGCACGAAGAGGGGTGTGTACCCGTGTGTATACTGTCACGCCCAAAAAACCCAACTCGGCGCTTCGAAAGGTCGCTCGTGTTCGGTTGACCAATGGAATTGAGGTCACCTCGTATATTCCCGGGGTGGGGCATAATCTACAGGAGCACTCGGTGGTTCTTGTTCGAGGCGGTCGTGTTAAGGACCTCCCCGGTGTTCGCTATCACATCGTCCGGGGTACTCTTGACTGTGGCGGTGTTGAGGGGCGTCGTAGGAGTCGCTCTAAATACGGGGCCCGTCGCCCTAAGTCGTAAATCGTAAGGAGGGAATGCCATGCCGCGCAAAGGGCATGTGAGAAAACGGGAGCCCCAGCTGGACACCCGGTTTGAAAATATCGTCATGACAAAGTTTATTAACAAGGTCATGCTCGATGGAAAGAAAAGCGTTGCCGAAAGGATC
The genomic region above belongs to Dethiosulfovibrio peptidovorans and contains:
- a CDS encoding 30S ribosomal protein S12; this translates as MPTINQLVRKGRTEKAKKSDSPALQNCPARRGVCTRVYTVTPKKPNSALRKVARVRLTNGIEVTSYIPGVGHNLQEHSVVLVRGGRVKDLPGVRYHIVRGTLDCGGVEGRRRSRSKYGARRPKS